Genomic DNA from Fimbriimonas ginsengisoli Gsoil 348:
TGGACAATCGGAGGGAAAACTTACGTTTTGCGTGCCCAAATTGCCACCGCCAAACTTCGACTTGGGGTAGAACTATAGATCCGTTTGCGGCGGTGTTGGAATTGGTAGACAAGCATGCTTGAGGTGCATGTACTCGAGAGGGTGTGAAGGTTCGAGTCCTTTCCGCCGCACCAAAAAAGGATTACAATAAAGCCCCTCGAATTTCGAGGGGCTTTTTCGTTGCACTTGCAGTCAGACGACGGTGTTCGACGTCGCTTCGGAAATGGAAAATCCGCAAAGTCAGAGGACCCCTCCAAGCCGCGATCAAGGGATCGCCACCTTTGTCTTGGTCGGTTTCCGACGTAAGCCGGCCGCCGATATCGGAGGCGAGCCCGTTCAGGCCACCAAGAGCGAGCTGACGGCTCGGTTCGCCCTTCCTTCGCAGGCCGTCCGCGCGGCCGTGGCGGCGGTAGCCGCCGCAACCGACGACCGGTATGCCGCCATAACCACCGGCGAGTACGGTCCGGACACCTTAGATTCGCTGATGGAGCGGCTGAAGGCGATCAACGCGGTCGGTCAGCCGGGACAAGTCGTCGTCTCGCTCGGGACCTTGGAGATGGTTCGCACCTCCCTCTCCTCGGAACTGGAGTTTTCCGATCTAGGGACGATCGAGGTGCTTCCCGGTCACTTCGAACGGTTGTTCCTGGTCGCAAACGAGGCGCTTCGGAGCGCGCCCGCGCGGCCGGTCATCCGGCCCGACAATCGACGGTCGACGACGTTCCTTGGGCGAGCGAGAGAGTTAGAGGAGCTCCGGCGCCAGCTCGATCTAAGCCGAATCGTCAGTGTCACCGGTCCCTCGGGTATCGGCAAGTCGGCTCTTCTTCAGCGCCTGATTACGGAGGTCGAAGGAGACTTTACCGATGGGGCAACCCTTATCGACCTGTCGCAAGTTTCTCAGCCTGCCCTGCTCGGACCGATGCTGGTGCGGCTCCTTAACGCCCCGAAGCTGCCCGGCGAAGACCATATCGAAGCGCTGATCGCCTACCTACGACCCCGGCAGACCCTGCTCGTTCTCGATAACGCCGAGCACCTATTGGCGGAGGTCCGGCGATTCGTCACCGCCTTGTCCGACTCCTGCAACGAGCTCGCGCTTTTGGTCGGCAGTCACCGTCCGCTACGGGTGGCCGGAGAGTGGCGGTACCGCCTCGAGGGGATGGACACGCCGACCATCGCCGAGGATTGGCGGGCGATCGCGGAATACGATTCCGTCTCGCTGTTCGTCGACCGAGCCCAGATGGTCGATCCGAAGTTCAGGCTTACGCCCGAGAATGCGACGGCGATCGCCGCGGTTTGCTTACGGCTCGACGGCATTCCTCTTGCCATCGAATTGGCGGCGGCTAAGACGCAGGTTCTAAGTCCGCGGCAGATCTTGGATCGCCTCGACGATCGATTCTTGCTTCTTCGGGACGCGGACGGTTCGCGCCCGGAGCGTCAGAAGACGCTGGAAACCACGGTCGACTGGGGTTATCAGCACCTTCGACCCGAAGCTCGCACTCTCCTGCGCCGGCTGGCGGTTTTCCAGGGCGCGATCACGATCGAGCAGGCAACCGAGGTCTGCGTCGATGCGATGCTTCCCCAAGATCTCGTTCTGCCGGCCTTCGAAGAGCTTGTCGAGGCTTCGATGCTGGCAACCTCCTCCGCCCGTGGTCCCGAGAAGCGGTTTACGCTAACGGAAACGATCCGCCTCTACGCTCATGCGCGGCTCAAGGCGGAAAAAGAAGAAGGGGTGTTCGCCTTGAGACACCGCGACTGGTGCCTCCGTTTTGCAGGCGAAATCGCCGCTGGCCTGTCTGGCCCCTTCCAGGTCGAATGGCTCGACCGGCTGGACGCCTCGTACGAGGACCTCCGCACGGTGATCGAGCGAAACGTCCTGCGAGGCGGAGAGGGCCTGCTCGCGGTTCAAATGACGCTCGCCATCCACCAGTTCTATCTGCTTAGGCACTACCTGGCGGAAGGGTTGCGGGTCGTGGATATGGTTGCGTCGGCCAAAACTTGCCAGGAAGTGCCCGCCCTATACCGGGTATTCAACCTTGGTGTGCACCTTGCCGACTTCCTCGGCGACCGGGAAGCATCGAGGCTTTACGCGCTTCGAAGTGTGAGTTTCGCGCGGCGTTCTAGTAACCCGTCAGCGATCGCTGCCGCTCGGGCTATGCTTGCCCATCGGGCTCTAGAAGTCCGCAAGTACGTACGAGCTCGGCGGCACTACTTAGCCGCCATAAAGGTTTTTCGCGCTCAAGGTAACGAGCCATTCCTCCTCCGCAGCCTCGTGTCGCTTAGCTCCGCAGAACCATATCTCGGCCTGCTTCAGGAGGCTCGAGAGCATCTTCTCGAGGCTGAACCGTTGATCGAGAGAGCTCGGGAGCCGGTTCTCAAAGCGTATTTCCACCAGAACATTGCCCATATCGAGCTTGCCGAGAATCGACCGCTGGAAGCGTTGGCAAATGTATCGCGCGCATTTCCCATCTTCGTAGCTGCCCAAGAGAGCAACGGTATGGCGACCTGTATGCGGAATGCAGCCTATGCGTTCGAGATGCTTGCGTTGCAAAGAATTGCGGCGCAGTTAGTTGGCGCCAACTCGAATTTTGGAGCGCGCCTTGAAAAACAGATGCGTCTAGATGAAGAGGAGAGATTTGAACGGCTAGTTTCGCGGCTTACGGACGCGTTGGGGGTCGAGCGGTATGCATTTGCAACGTTAGAAGGAACTGAAATGTCGCCGGAGGCGATCACGGAACTTCTTGAAGCTGTTCACTCTGGATAGGTCACCGCGCCCTTAACCCAACCTTTTTCGGGAAATTTTTTATTGGTTGTTAGATCCGACAGGGCTCTCGCGCTTCCTTGCGCGTGGTCAAAAATCTAAAACCCGCCCTTCTCGTCACCGCACTCCTCCTGAACATCGCTTGGTTCGGACCTGCCAATGCCAAATCCGCGCCAGACACGCACACGATTCCGGTCGTCGTGAGCCCAGGCTCGACGTCGATATCCCAAGGTGCCAACGTCACCGTGACGGTCACGATGGACCGAGCGTCTACCTCCGCCGAGGTTGTCTCGCTCTCCAGCGATTGGGTGTCCATTACCGTCCCATCGACCGTAACCGTTCCGGCCGGCAACACGACCTTTACGTTTACGGCTCACCGCGCATCCACGGACGATCCCAATCACCCGATGCCGGCGACCACCACCTTCACGGCCTCGACTCCGGACGGATCCGCCCAAGGAGGAATCACGAACAACTCGTCCGACCCTGGCTAGGACGTTCGACACCGGCCCGGCCACCTATGAAGGGGGAGCGGGCGGGCCGGTGCCATAATGGGTCATGACCCAGCGGCTTCCGGAGTGGCTGACCATCCGGCTTCCTCGCCCCGACACGATCAAAGAGGTTGAGGGCATGATGCGCGCCAAAAACCTGCACACCGTGTGCGAAAGTGCCCGCTGTCCCAACCTTCCCGAGTGTTGGAGCAAGAAGACCGCGACCTTCATGATCCTCGGCGATACATGCACCCGGAGCTGCGGCTTCTGCGCCATCAAAGTAGGTCGAGGGCTCACCGTCGATCAGGACGAGCCTCAGAACGTCGCTCAAGTTTCCAAGGACCTCGGTCTCAAGCATATCGTCGTCACCTCCGTTGCGCGCGACGATCTGGCCGACGAGGGCTCCTCCCAGTTTGCCGAGACGATACGGTTGATCCACGCCGCGAACCCCCTGACGATCGTCGAGGTTCTTACGCCCGATTTCAAGGCGAAGCGTTGGTGCATCAAAAACGTGACCGACGCGCACCCTGAGATCTACAACCACAACATCGAAACCATCGAGCGCCTCCACACCGTGGTGCGGCCGCAGGCGAAATATGGCCGATCGCTCGATGTTTTGCGAACCGTAAAGGAGCTTGATCCGTCGATCTACACGAAATCGGGGATTATGCTCGGCCTCGGGGAGACGAGGGACGAGGTAATCCGGACTCTAAGGGACCTGCGTGAAGCGGGAGTCGACGCCGTTACCATCGGCCAATACCTCCGCCCCACCATGAGGCACCTTCCGGTCAACGACTTCGTACATCCGAACGAGTTCAAAGAGTACGAGCAAATCGGTGAAGAAATGGGTTTCGCCTTCGTGGCGAGTGGTCCTTTCATCAGGTCGTCGTACAATGCGATCGAGTTCAGCAAAAAGGTGATGGCAGAGCGTCTCGCACGGATGGACGAGCCGGCTGCCGTCGGTTAGGCTTATCGGATCCTTTGCGAAGGGCAAACCGGCAACCTGACACCTTAGACGTTCACATAGGAGGAGTGGTTGTCGCGGGCGTTCATGGCCCTCATTCGGTTAGCCGTACTTGTCGTCCCTTTTGCGATCATCGCTTATTGGGGCTACGTTTACGTGCTTTCCGCGCTCCACCTATTGACGGCGCCGGGAGTGCCGGTCACCCTGACCTATAAGGCCAAGGGAGGCACCGTCCGCGTCTTCGCCCAATCCTATGTCATAGACTTCGACCGTGGGAACGTGTTCATTCGCGGGATCACTCTCTCAGATCCACAAGGTGGCGTTCTCGCCCGGCTTCGGAACCTCGAAGCCAGCAACCTAAAGCCGTTCCAATTGGCGGACCAGGTGGTTCACGTTCGCGCGAGGGGACTTGCCGCCCGCCTAACGCGGCTGAAGAACGGCGGGTTCGATTTTGAGCAGGTCCTGCCCGAACGGAAAGGCCCGCCCACTAAGATCCCGTTCAGCGTCGCTCTCGACGACGCCCGTGTCGAGTTCGTCGACTTAATGGGATTGCGAACCTGGAGGCAGAAGGTGAGCGCCGCTCAGGTGAAGGTGACCGGGCTGGGTGACGATTGGTTGGCGACAACGACGGTCCACGCGCCCGGCATCGGCGACTTTCCCACTCGGCTGCAAAACATCCCCAACTTCGGACTCCAGATCGCGACCCGAACCAAGCAGGCCGAGGTTGCCCCCCTCGTCGCCCACTTCCTCGAAACCCCTCCTCTAAGGCGCCCCGAGCTGCAGGGTCTGACCGTCCGCTCCGTCCGTGTTTACGGACCGGTTCGGATCTTCCTTCCCCAGTCGCGTACCCCGCGGGTGGAAACGCGCCTGGTCGCTCACGCTTCCGGGGTGCGCTACCGTGAGTACGCGGTGGACGAGGCCGTCTACACCGGCCTTGTCTCTCTTGAGGGAGCGACCGGCGTGCTCCAAGCGAACTCCGGACCTAACCGCGTCCGCTTCGACGGAAGCACGGTTTGGACGAAAGGGTTGTGCGCCGGTGGCCGGGTAAACGCCTACACGCCCGGCCTGGAATCGCTCCCCGCTTGGCTGCGAAAACAAATACCCAAGGACACGTCGTTCCATGGCGCCCGTTTCGACGGATGGGTTGCGTACGATTCGGGTACCAGCTATCGCCTTTCGGGCGACGCGAAAGCCTCCGATGCACGCTATGGGGGCGAGGTCGCCTACGGGCTGGACGCCCGAGTTCAGGTTCGCCCCAAGTCTCTCGTCGCCCAAGTTCGGAACGTCTCCTACGGCGGCGAAACGGCAAGTGGAGCGTTCGCTTTGGACCTTCGCACCCGTGTCCTCAGCGGAACCGTGGCGGC
This window encodes:
- a CDS encoding HNH endonuclease signature motif containing protein, which encodes MIESGIPYACFDCGNPGEWRGKPLALDIDHINGDQLDNRRENLRFACPNCHRQTSTWGRTIDPFAAVLELVDKHA
- a CDS encoding ATP-binding protein: MFDVASEMENPQSQRTPPSRDQGIATFVLVGFRRKPAADIGGEPVQATKSELTARFALPSQAVRAAVAAVAAATDDRYAAITTGEYGPDTLDSLMERLKAINAVGQPGQVVVSLGTLEMVRTSLSSELEFSDLGTIEVLPGHFERLFLVANEALRSAPARPVIRPDNRRSTTFLGRARELEELRRQLDLSRIVSVTGPSGIGKSALLQRLITEVEGDFTDGATLIDLSQVSQPALLGPMLVRLLNAPKLPGEDHIEALIAYLRPRQTLLVLDNAEHLLAEVRRFVTALSDSCNELALLVGSHRPLRVAGEWRYRLEGMDTPTIAEDWRAIAEYDSVSLFVDRAQMVDPKFRLTPENATAIAAVCLRLDGIPLAIELAAAKTQVLSPRQILDRLDDRFLLLRDADGSRPERQKTLETTVDWGYQHLRPEARTLLRRLAVFQGAITIEQATEVCVDAMLPQDLVLPAFEELVEASMLATSSARGPEKRFTLTETIRLYAHARLKAEKEEGVFALRHRDWCLRFAGEIAAGLSGPFQVEWLDRLDASYEDLRTVIERNVLRGGEGLLAVQMTLAIHQFYLLRHYLAEGLRVVDMVASAKTCQEVPALYRVFNLGVHLADFLGDREASRLYALRSVSFARRSSNPSAIAAARAMLAHRALEVRKYVRARRHYLAAIKVFRAQGNEPFLLRSLVSLSSAEPYLGLLQEAREHLLEAEPLIERAREPVLKAYFHQNIAHIELAENRPLEALANVSRAFPIFVAAQESNGMATCMRNAAYAFEMLALQRIAAQLVGANSNFGARLEKQMRLDEEERFERLVSRLTDALGVERYAFATLEGTEMSPEAITELLEAVHSG
- the lipA gene encoding lipoyl synthase encodes the protein MTQRLPEWLTIRLPRPDTIKEVEGMMRAKNLHTVCESARCPNLPECWSKKTATFMILGDTCTRSCGFCAIKVGRGLTVDQDEPQNVAQVSKDLGLKHIVVTSVARDDLADEGSSQFAETIRLIHAANPLTIVEVLTPDFKAKRWCIKNVTDAHPEIYNHNIETIERLHTVVRPQAKYGRSLDVLRTVKELDPSIYTKSGIMLGLGETRDEVIRTLRDLREAGVDAVTIGQYLRPTMRHLPVNDFVHPNEFKEYEQIGEEMGFAFVASGPFIRSSYNAIEFSKKVMAERLARMDEPAAVG